The following nucleotide sequence is from Pseudomonas sp. S09G 359.
GATATGCCCATCCAGCCATTCCTGTTCGATGGTTTCCCACTCGGGGCCGGCGAAGCGTTGGAGGACGTTGTCGATGACATCGGTGGGAGTGATGGTCCCGTCGAAGTCACACACGATATGCCAGTGGATCATTGCGTTTACCCTAAGAGGAGCGCGCTCTGTGCGCTTGCAAGTGGGGTAGAGCAGGGACTGTGCCAACTGGCCAAAGCCCAGCAGGGCTGGGGCCGCGCCTGGGTTTGTGTCGTAGGAGCTACAATTTTTGTAGCTTGCTACAAACAAGATGAGTGCTTGCGCTTGCCGGGCCCTTCGCGCGTTCATGCGCGTATGTCCAGACAAGGAAACCGTTCCATGCTCAAGCCAACTTCTGCTGTAGTCGCCTGTTTACTGGGGCTGTGGGGCTTTTCCAGCAGCGTCCTGGCAGGCCCGATCACCGGTGATGTCGGCGCGGGCGTCAGCTACCAGCCCCATGACCCGACCGGCAGCCGCTACGAGACACGCCCCGTGCCGTATCTGGACCTGGACTGGGGCAATGTCAGCCTGAGCACCGATGACGGCCTGACCTGGAGCGCGCTGAATACCAACGGTTTTACCGCCGGCCCCTATATCAATTACTTGCAGGGGCGCACCTCCAACGGCTCGCTGCAAGGGCTGCGCAATGTCTCGGACATGGCTGAAGTGGGCGGGTTTATCCAATACGCGCCGGCCGACTTCTGGCGCGTCTACGCGCGGCTGGGCCAGGCCGTGGGCGGCGGCCACTCGCAAAGTGGCGCGCTGGGCAAGGTCGGTGGCGAACTCGGTTATCCGCTGGGTGGCGGCATTATCGGCAGCAGTGGCCTGGCGGCTAATTTCGCCGATGCACGCCAGACCCAGACCTACTTCGGCGTGGACGACAACGAGGCGGCGGCCACCGGCTTCAAGCCGTACAACGCCAGCGGCGGGTTCCAGAACGTCACGCTGAGCCAGAGCTTCCAGTTCCCCCTGGCGCCCAACTGGTCACTGCTGACCAGCGCCAGCTGGGTGCACCTGGTGGGTTCGGCGGCCGACAGCAGCATCGTCAAACAGACCGGCGACGTGAACCAGGGCCAGGTGCAGACGGCGATCAGCTACACCTTTGACTGATTGACCTGATGCATGGAGATCAAATGATGTGTGCAGATCAAAATGATGTGCCGAGATCAAATGATGTGTGGAGATCAAAGGTGGGAGGGGGCTTGCCCCCGATGAGGGAGTATCAGTTGATAAATACTTAACTGACCCACCGCCATCGGGGGCAAGCCCCCTCCCACCTTTGATCTGCATTTCATGCTCAATATCAGTTTTCTTCGCCTTCGGCCAACAGCGCAATCCCGCCAATAATCACCGCCACCCCCACCCAGTGCAGCGGGCTGATATGTTCCCCCAGCCCCAGCCACGACCCCAGCAGCACCACCACGAACACCAACGAACTCAAGGGAAAGGCCAGCGACAGGCTGCTGCGCCGCAGGATCAGCATCCACACAAAAAACGCGCCGATATAACAGGCAATCGCCGCCAGAATCCCCGGGTTACGCGCCACCTCGGTCAGCCACAACCAATTGAAATCCATTTGCCCCAACTGGTCGCCGGCCACCTTGGTAAACAACTGCCCGGCGCTCTCGGTGCAGATCAGCAAGGCCCACAGCACCACAGTGCCCAGGCGCCCATGCAACCAACCGCTATTCATCGTTTGCGTACTCATGCCTGGCTCCCTGCGATTGCAACCAACATCACGCCGAACGTAATCACCAGCGTGCCCAGCCAACGGCGGCGGCTGACGGTTTCGCCCAGCACCACCTTGCCCGCCAGCACCACGCCGCAATAGGCCAGGGCGGCGGCCGGAAACAACAGGCTCAACGGCGCGCGGGACAGCGCTTCGAGCCAGACGAAAAACTCAATCACGTAGGCACCGATCCCGGCCCACAGCAAGGGCGCATTGAACACCTGGCCCCAGAAGGCATTCAGGCGAAAGCCGCCTTCCAGCTCCGGTAAACGGTCGAGGCCGAGCTTGAAACACAGTTGGCCGATCACATCGAGCAGGATGGAAAACGCCACCAGCAACACCACGGTCAGGGTCACGGGAACAGCTCCTCAAACAGGTTGATCAAGGCTTCATTGGTGGCGGCGTTGCGCTGCAAGTCCGTCGCGCTCCAACGCTCGGGTGGCGGCTGGTCGGACTTGGCCTCCCAGCGCTTGAACGCATTGCTGAAGGCCGGCGTGGCGAACTCGCCACACACGTCGATCCCGATGATCCGCTTGCGCGCCGCCAGGGCGCGTAGGGCTTGCAGCAAGTGGGTCAGGCGCATGCCGCCCTGGTCCCAGTTGGTGGCGGCGTCTTCGCTGGCCAGCACGTCTTTGTCGATGGTGATCCAGATCGCGTCGGTGGGCAGACCGTTGATCATCTGCTCAAGGAAGGCCACCCAGTCCAAGTCCGCCAGGTTGCGCCAGTGCAAGTGGTTTTCCTGCTGCTGGTGGCCGGCGCCGTCACCGACCCGGCCCCAGACTTTCGACGGCGGATGCTGCCACGGAAACAACTGCAATTGCCCGCGCTTGAGGGCCGCGAGGTTGCCGCCGCGCAGTTGCGGGTTATGCAGGTCATCGCTGCAGGGGCCGAGGGTGACGATGCGTTTGATTGCCGGCATTTTCAACGCCCGGTTGACCCACGAACCACAGTGGCGTTTGGGCGCAAAGCGCACCCAGTCGGGGTGGTTGTCGAAGTGGATCAGGCTGATCGGCTCTTTCAGGTCGGCGAGGAACGCGGGCGTCAGGTGGTGATAATCGCCGGAGCCAACGAAGAAAATCTCCGGCCGCGCACTGATGGGCCGGGGCCGCGTGGCCAGGCGTTCGGCAAAGTGTTTGTAGGTTTTTTCGGTGGACCAGAGGCGCAATTTGGGGCCCAGGTCCAGCAGGTCCAGGCGGGTGGCCTGGCCGCTGGCCAGGCGCTTGGCAATCGGGGCCTGGCCGGTGAGGCTGTGGTCGAGGTCAAGAATGTTCAAGGAAGTGTTTCACCCATGGCAGCGCCCGTTCAGATACTCGGTTCATCACTCATGAACCGCAGCCGAATGGGCTTTGCAGGGTGAATGCAAGGGGCGGGCCAGGGGTCAGGCGTGAACGCGTACCCACACGCTGACCAATACCGTCGCCGCCATCAGCCACGCCACGGCCGCCACGGCGAGCGAGGCTTCCAGGCGCAGGCGGTCAACCATCACGTACAAGGTTGCCAGGTACACAAAGTACGGAATGATCGACCACATCCCGAACAGGATAGTGGTCTTCAAATCGTCCACCGAGCGGCCCTTGCCGACGATGTAGTGGGCGATCAGGGCAAAGGTCGGAAACAGCGGCACCAGCCCGGCGATGTAGTAGTTCCTGGTTTTGGCCAGGGCGGCCAGGATCAACACCACCGCCGCGCCGAGCGCGGCCTTCAAGAATAGATCCATCAGTGGCTCAACCCGTATTTCTTGACCTTGTCGAACAGGGTGGTCTTGGCCATCCCCAGTTCCTGGCTGGCCTGGGTCAGGTTGCCGCCGCTGCGTTGCAGCGCGTCCACCAGCAGGTTGCGTTCAAAGGCTTCCACCGCCTCGGTAAAGGCTAGGCCGTGGCTGCCGCTGCTGGCGCCGCTTTTCTTGAAGGCCGGCAGGCCGAGGGCGAAGCGTTCGGCGACGTTGCGCAGCTCGCGCACATTGCCGGGCCAGTCGTGGCTCATCAGGCTGGAGACGGTCTGGTTGTCCAGCTCCGGCGCGGTGCGGTCAAAGCGCAGGGATGATTGCTGCAGGAAGTGTTCGAACAGTTGCAGGATGTCTTCACGGCGCTCGCGCAGGGGGGGCAGTTCCAGGGTCACCACGTTGAGGCGGTAGTACAGGTCGCTGCGGAACTGGTTGGCGCGGCTCAGTTCGTCGAGGTCGGACTTGGTGGCGGCGATCACCCGGCAATCCACGGCCACGCTCTGGTTCGAACCCAGGCGTTCCAGGGTGCGTTCCTGCAGCACCCGCAGCAACTTGATCTGCAGGTTGATCGGCATGCTTTCCACTTCGTCGAGGAACAGCGTGCCTTCGTGGGCGTGTTCGATCTTGCCGATGCGGCGCTTGCCGGCACCGGTGAACGCGTTGGCTTCGTGGCCGAAAATCTCGCTTTCGAAGAGGTTTTCCGGCAGGCCGCCACAGTTCAACGCGACAAACTGGTGGGAGTGGCGCCGGCTGAAATCATGCAGGCAGCGCGCAACCAATTCCTTGCCGGTGCCGGTTTCGCCTTCGATCAACACGTTGGCCGAGGTGTCGGCGACGTTGGCGATCAGCTCGCGCAGGTTCTGCATGGCCGGCGAGCGGCCGATGATGCGGCCTTCCAACGAATCACGCTCGGCCAGTTGCCGGCGCAGCGACCAGACTTCCCGCGCCAGCCCGCGCTGCTCCAGGGCGCGGCGGGCGACGTCGACCAGGCGCTCCGGGGAGAAGGGTTTCTCCATGAAGTCATAGGCGCCGTTGCGCATCGCGCCGACGGCCATGGAGATATCGCCGTGCCCGGTGATCAACACCACCGGCAGGCTTTTATCCAGGGCCTTGAGACGAGTAAGCAGTTCCAGGCCGTCGATGCCCGGCAGGCGGATATCGCTGATGACGATGCCGGCGAAATTTTCGCCGATACGCTTCAAGGCTTCTTCGGCACTGCCCACGCCCACGCTGGGGATGTCTTCCAGCGCCAGGGCCTGCTGGCAGCCGAGCAGGACATGGGGGTCATCTTCGACAATCAGCACGGTGAGGTCGTTAGGGTCTGTATTCATCATGTCGACTCAGCTTTTTGAGTGCCAACCAGCGGCAGGCTCAAGACAAAGGCCGTACCACCACTGGCCGGGTGTTCCACGGCGAGGTTGCCGCCGGTGGCCGCCGCGAGGCTGGCGGACAGGGTCAGGCCCAGGCCCAGGCCTTGCTCACCGGGTTTGGTGGTGAAGAACGGTTCGAATAAATGCTTGCGGGCCTCGGCGTCGATGCCGTGGCCGTTGTCGCGTACCAGCAGGCGATATTTGCCGTCGACGCCGCTGCCTTCCAGCCACAGCTCCGGGGCCGGTTGCGCCTGCATGGCGTCGAGGGCGTTGCCGATCAGGTTGACCAGGATCTGCTCCAGGCGCGTCTGGTCGATCTGCAACTGCGCCGGGCTGAATTCGCGGTGCACGCTCAGCGGCAGGCCGTCCAGGCGCGCGCCGAGTACCTGGAACGCGGCATCCACGGCCTTGCCGAGGCTGGCTTCGCCCTGGTCATCGCCGCGCCGGGCAAAGGAGCGCAGGCTGGCGGTGATGCGGCCCATGCGGTCGATCAGTTCGTTGATGGTCTTGAGGTTGGTGCTGGCCGTATCCAGCGCACCGCGCTCGAGGAAGCGCACGGTGTTGCCCGACAACGTACGCAGCGCGGCCAGGGGTTGGTTCAATTCGTGGGCGATGCTGGTGGACATCTGGCCGATGGCCGCCAGCTTGCCGGCCTGCACCAGTTCATCCTGGGCGCGGCGCAGGGTTTCTTCGGCCTGGCGGCGTTCGCGGATCTGACCCTTGAGACGTTCATTGCTGGCGCGCAGGTCGGCGGTGCGTTCGGCAATCCGTCGCTCCAGCTGGCTGTTGGCTTCCTGCAAGGCTTCGCGCGCGGCGAGGCGGGTGGCGATGACCTTGCGCCGTTCGTTCCAGGCAATCAGCAAGAACGCCACCAGGCCAAACGCCACGGCCACCAGGATGCCCTGGTTGATTGCCGCGCGGCGCAGGTCGTTGAGCGGCGTGAGCAGGGTGAAATTCCACGGTGTGTCATTGAGCGGCCGGGTTTGCGCGAGGTAGCTGACCTCGTGCTCGTCGTTGACCACTTCGCTGTTGGCGGGGAAGGTCAGTTTCTCGCTGCCTTCGTTGAGACGTTCGCGGGCCAGGGGCTCCAGCTCGTTCAACGTCGCCCAGTAATATTGCAGGCTGTGGGCCAGGCGGTCCTTGGTCTCGTCGCTCAGTGGGCGCACGGCCTTGAGGCGGCGGGCTGGGTCGCTGGACAAGATGATGATGCCGTTCTCGTCGCTCACAAAAGCTTCGAGGCGCGCGCGCTGCCAGCGTTCTTCCAAGGCTTCGAGGCGCACCTTGACCACGGCCACGCCGATGATCTTGCCGTGTTCCTCCAGGCCGTGGGCCAGGTAGTAGCCGGGCTCGCCATTGGTGCTGCCGATACCGTAGAAACGCCCGGGCTGGCCGCGTACGGCATTCTGGAAATAGGCACGAAAGGACAGGTCTTCACCTTGGTAACTGTCGGCATCGCGCCAGTTACTGGTGGCCAGCACGCGGCCGGTGGTGTCCATCACGTAGATGGCCCGACTGCGACTGCGTCGGTTCAGGCCTTCGAGGTAGTCGTTGACGGCTTTGCGGGTTTCCTGGCTGGGGTCGGCCAGCAGCGTCGAGACGCTGGTTTCCAGCTCTAGCAGGCTGGGCAGGTAGGTGTATTTGCTCAGCTCACTTTCGACCGTCCGCGCGTGCAGCTCCAGCTGGCGCTCGCCAGTGTCGCTGAGGGTGCGGATGCCATAGTACTCACTGACCCAGAAGCCGATATAACCCAGGCCGATCATCAGGGCGATGATCAACGGCGGCAGGAACAGTTGGCGAATCAGGCGAGGTTTCACGGCAAGTGATGGCGGTGCGGCGCGAAATTGGTTGGGGTCGCATTTCATCACAGATGCCTTGGGTCAACCAGAGCTTGCCGGCCTGCTCGGTCCATTGTGGGAGCGGGCTTGCTCGCGAATGCGGTGGGTCAGTCACTGAATAGGTCGACTGACCTGGCGCATTCGCGAGCAAGCCCGCTCCCACATGGGGCCTGTTGCAGCAGTGGAAGCTGTGTAGTGCTTAGTGCTGCAGGATTTTCTCAAGGAAGTGCTGCGCGCGTTCGGAGCGGGCGCTGATGTCGCCGAAGAACTCTTCTTTCGGGCAGTCTTCGATGATCTTGCCGGCGTCCATGAAGATCACACGGTCGGCGACTTTGCGTGCGAAGCCCATTTCGTGGGTCACGCACATCATGGTCATGCCTTCGTGGGCCAGTTGCACCATCACGTCGAGTACTTCGTTGACCATTTCCGGGTCCAGGGCCGAAGTCGGTTCGTCGAACAGCATGACGATCGGGTCCATGGCCAGGGCGCGGGCAATCGCCACACGTTGCTGTTGGCCGCCGGAGAGTTGGCCCGGGTGCTTGTGGGCGTGTGCCGACAGGCCGACGCGCTCAAGCAGCTGCAGGCCTTTTTTGGTGGCTTCTTCCTTGCTGCGGCCGAGCACCTTGATCTGCGCGATGGTCAGGTTTTCGGTGATGGTCAGGTGCGGGAACAGTTCGAAGTGCTGGAACACCATGCCCACGCGCGAGCGCAGTTTCGGCAGGTTGGTCTTCGGGTCGGCGATGGAGGTGCCGTCGACCACGATGTCGCCTTTCTGGAACGGTTCCAGCGCGTTCACGCACTTGATCAAGGTGGATTTGCCCGAGCCCGACGGCCCGCACACCACGATCACTTCACCCTTTTTGACATCAGTGCTGCAATCGGTCAGCACCTGGAAGTCGCCATACCACTTGTTGATGTTCTTGATAGAGATCATACGGCAAACCTTTTTTGCAGACGCTTGACCAGCAGCGAGGCGGAAAAGCTGATGATGAAGTAGACGACACCGGCGAAAATCAGGAACTCATTGGAGCGGCCGATGATGTCGCCGTTGGAGCGGGCGGAGTTGAGGAAGTCCACCAGGCCCACGGTGTAGACCAACGAGGTGTCCTGGAACAGGATGATCGACTGTTGCAACAGCAACGGGGTCATCTTGCGGAACGCCTGGGGCAGGATGATCAGGCGCATGGTCTGGCCATAGGTCATGCCCATCGCCTGTGCCGCACCCATCTGGCCCTTGGGGATCGACTGCACGCCGGCCCGCACGATCTCACAGAAGTACGCGGCTTCGAACATCATGAAGGCCACGACGCAGGAGGTGAACGCACCGATCGGCGTGTCTTCGCCGGTGATCCAGCGCAACACGAACGGCACCGCCAGGTAGAACCAGGTGATCACCAACAGCAGCGGGATCGAGCGGAAGTAGTTCACGTAGGCGCCGGCCAGGCGCGACAGCAGTTTGTTGGACGACAGGCGCATCAGCGCCAGGACCGTGCCCAGGGCGATACCGCCGACCACGCCCATGACCATCAGCTTCAAGGTCATGATCATGCCGTTCCACAGGCCCGGGATAGCGGGGATGATGCCGCTGAAATCGAGTTCCATTATTTACCCCCCACGGAGATCAGGCCGGGCACTGCGACTTTCTTCTCGACCACGCGCATCAGCAGCATCAGGCTCATGTTCAGGGTGAAGTAGATCAGCGTGGCCAGGGTGAAGGCTTCAAACAGGTTGGCCGAGAACTCGGCGGTCTGCTTGGTTTGCGCCAGCAGTTCCATCAAGCCGATCAAGGACGCCACGGAGGAGTTCTTGAACACGTTGAGGAATTCCGAGGTAAGCGGCGGAATGATGATGCGGTAGGCCTGGGGCAGCAGCACGTTCCAGTAGATCTGCGGCAGCTTGAAGCCCATGGCGCGCGCGGCAGCCTCTTGGCCACGTGGCAGCGCCTGGATACCGGTACGCACTTGCTCACACACACGGGCGGCAGTGAACAGGCCCAGGCACACGACAACGCTCAGGTAGGCCGAGGTGGTCGGGTTGAGGTCCTGCTTGTACCAGTCCTGCAGGTTCTGCGGCAGCAGGTCGGGTATCAGGAAGTACCAGATGAACAGCTGAACCAGCAGCGGCACGTTACGAAACAGTTCCACGTAGCAGGTCGCGATGCCCGCTACGAGACGGTTTGGCACAGTGCGCATGACCCCCAGTATGGAGCCCAGCAGCAAGGCGATGATCCATGCCACGACGGCGATGGCGATGGTCCAGCCCAGGCCGGCGATGTACCAGTCGAGATAAGTCTCGCTGCCCACGCCGGTGGACTTGAAGAACACGCCCCAGTCCCAGTTGTAATTCATTAGGGTCTCCCCTCGAGATCGATCGATGTACAAGCACCCGCTTGGGGAAAATCCATTCCCGCCTGACGGTGAACGCCAGGCACACACGATCGGCTCGAAAACCGCCAGGTCGAGTGTTCCAAAGTAAAGCCAGCAGGTAGTAACAGACGCCTGAGGGAGGGTTGGCTCCCTCAGGAGATAAGGTTAGTCAGGATTTAGATCTTTACTTCCGGAGCCGGCTTGTCGGTCGGGTTCTTGATCAGTTCCTTGACCTTTTCGCTCATCGGGAAGTTGAGGTTCAGGCCTTTTGGTGGGATCGGGCTTTCGAACCACTTGGCGTAGATCTTGTTGATCTCACCGGACTTGTACAGGCCGACGATCGCGTCATCCACGGCTTTCTTGAAGGCCGGGTCGTCTTTACGCACCATGCACGCGTAGGCTTCGAAGGACTGTGGAGTACCGGTAATGACCCAGTCATCCGGCTTCTTGGCCTTGGCTTCTTCACCGGCCAGCAGGGCGTCGTCCATCATGAACGCGACAGCGCGGCCGCTTTCCAGCATCTGGAAGGATTCGCCGTGGTCTTTGGCGGAGATGACGTTCATGCCCATCTGCTTGTCGGCGTTCATCGCCTTAATGATGCGCTCGGACGTGGTGCCGGCGGTGGTCACGACGTTCTTGCCTTTCAGGTCAGCGAAATCGTTGTAGGACGGCTTGCCATCCTTGTCTTTCTTGACCAGCAGGCGGGTGCCGATTTCGAACATGTTGATGGTGAAGTCAACTTGCTGGGCGCGTTCGGCGTTGTTGGTGGTGGAACCGCACTCGATGTCGACGGTGCCGTTCTGAACCAATGGAATACGGGTCTGCGAGGTGACCAGGTTGTACTTGGCCTGCAGATCGGGTTTGTTCAGGTCTTTTTTCAGGGCTTCAACGATGGCCACTTGAATGTCGTGGGAGTAGCCCACTGGTTTGCCCGAACCATCCGCGATGTAGGAAAACGGAATGGAGCTGTCGCGGTGCCCGAGGGTGATGGTGCCGGAGTCGTTGATTTTCTTCAGTGTGCCGGTGAGTTCGGCGGCGAATACTGGAGTGCTGATCAGAGCAGCAGCGATAGCTGCGCCCAAAATATGGGGAACGATGCGCATCAATACTTCCTCGACATTTGTTTTTTTTATGAAGCCGGCTATACGGCTCTCTTGTACAGCGAATGCCCGTGACGGCTCCTGAGGCGTCCCAGGCAATCGTCTAGGAGTGTAGAGCATGAGTCGTGCCAGGCTCGAAGTAAAAGTCTAACCTGCTGATTTATATGTAAATTAACTTTGTATGACGATAAATATATAACGCCTGGGTCCGGCAAACCGAATGGTGTGGGTTGTGCTGTTCGGAAAACCGAATGCCCGGCAGGCATGAAAAAGCCCCTGGACCTTTCGGCGCAGGGGCTTTTTTACAGCGGGTGCGTCAGGCCGCCTGGATCTTGCTGCGGTTCTGCTCAACCTTGGACAGGTAATGCTGCACGCCGGCCTGTTCTTCCGGGGTGGTGAACAGGCCGAGCTTGGTGCGGCGCCACAGCACGTCCTGGGCTTGGGTCGCCCATTCTTCGGCGCACAGGTAGTCGACCTCGCGGGTGTACAGGCCACCGCCCAAGTGGTCGCCCAGGTCGGCCAGCGATTGCACACCTTCCAGCAGGCGCCAGGTGCGGCTGCCGTAGGTGGTGGACCAGCGGCGCGCGATTTCGCTCGGCACCCAGTCGAATTTGTTGCGAATGGCGTCGGCCAGGGCTTCCGGCGTGGTCATGTCTTCGCCGCCTGGCAGGCTGGCGGTGGCGGTCCAGCTCGGGCGCATCTGTGTGAAATACGGCGCCAGCTGCGCCATCGCCGACTCGGCCAGCTTGCGGTAGGTGGTCAGCTTGCCGCCGAACACTGACAGTATCGGTGCCTCACCATTGGCGCCGGACAGCGCCAAGGTGTAGTCACGGGTGATCGCCGACGGGTTATCCGATTCGTCGTTGCACAGCGGGCGTACACCGGAGTAGGTGTGCACGATGTCGTCGCGGCTCAGTTGCTTCTTGAAGTGCGCGTTGACCACCTTGAGCATGTAGTCGGTTTCACCTTCGGTGATCGCAACTTTAGCCGGATCGCCGGTGTATTCGCGGTCGGTGGTACCGATGATGGTCAGGTGATTCAGGTACGGAATAGTGAAAACGATGCGCTGGTCTTCGTTCTGCAGGATGTGCGCGTGTGCGCCTTCGTACAGCCTTGGCACGATCAAGTGGCTGCCCTGGATCAGGCGGATGCCGTAGGGCGAGGTCAGCTTGAGGTCGTCCTTGATGAACTTGGCGACCCACGGGCCGGCCGCGTTGACCAGGGCCCGAGCACGGATCGAGAACAGGCTGCCGTCGGCGCGTTCCATGTTCATTTCCCACATGCCGTTACTGCGGTGCGCGCTGATGCAACGGGTCTGGGTGTGGATGTGCGCGCCTTTTTCACGCGCGGCCATGGCGTTGAGTACTACCAGGCGGGCGTCGTCTACCCAGCAATCGGAGTATTCGAAGCCTTTGGTGATTTCGCTTTTCAGCGGGCTGTCGGCGCCGAACTTGAGGCTTTTCGAGCCGGCGAGCTTTTCGCGCTTGCCCAGGTGGTCATACAGGAACAGGCCGGCACGAATCATCCACGCCGGGCGCAGGTGCGGGCGATGCGGCAACACAAAGCGCATTTGCTTGACGATGTGCGGGGCCTTGGCCAGCAGCACTTCACGTTCGGCGAGGGCTTCACGCACCAGGCGGAACTCGTAATGTTCGAGGTATCGCAGGCCGCCGTGGATCAGTTTGCTGCTGGCGGACGAGGTGTGGCTGGCCAGGTCGTCCTTTTCGCAAAGGAATACCGACAAACCGCGCCCGGCTGCGTCTGCTGCAATACCGACGCCATTGATCCCGCCACCGATTACGGCAACGT
It contains:
- a CDS encoding MipA/OmpV family protein, with the protein product MLKPTSAVVACLLGLWGFSSSVLAGPITGDVGAGVSYQPHDPTGSRYETRPVPYLDLDWGNVSLSTDDGLTWSALNTNGFTAGPYINYLQGRTSNGSLQGLRNVSDMAEVGGFIQYAPADFWRVYARLGQAVGGGHSQSGALGKVGGELGYPLGGGIIGSSGLAANFADARQTQTYFGVDDNEAAATGFKPYNASGGFQNVTLSQSFQFPLAPNWSLLTSASWVHLVGSAADSSIVKQTGDVNQGQVQTAISYTFD
- a CDS encoding EamA family transporter; this translates as MSTQTMNSGWLHGRLGTVVLWALLICTESAGQLFTKVAGDQLGQMDFNWLWLTEVARNPGILAAIACYIGAFFVWMLILRRSSLSLAFPLSSLVFVVVLLGSWLGLGEHISPLHWVGVAVIIGGIALLAEGEEN
- a CDS encoding transporter translates to MTLTVVLLVAFSILLDVIGQLCFKLGLDRLPELEGGFRLNAFWGQVFNAPLLWAGIGAYVIEFFVWLEALSRAPLSLLFPAAALAYCGVVLAGKVVLGETVSRRRWLGTLVITFGVMLVAIAGSQA
- a CDS encoding arginase gives rise to the protein MNILDLDHSLTGQAPIAKRLASGQATRLDLLDLGPKLRLWSTEKTYKHFAERLATRPRPISARPEIFFVGSGDYHHLTPAFLADLKEPISLIHFDNHPDWVRFAPKRHCGSWVNRALKMPAIKRIVTLGPCSDDLHNPQLRGGNLAALKRGQLQLFPWQHPPSKVWGRVGDGAGHQQQENHLHWRNLADLDWVAFLEQMINGLPTDAIWITIDKDVLASEDAATNWDQGGMRLTHLLQALRALAARKRIIGIDVCGEFATPAFSNAFKRWEAKSDQPPPERWSATDLQRNAATNEALINLFEELFP
- a CDS encoding GlpM family protein, whose product is MDLFLKAALGAAVVLILAALAKTRNYYIAGLVPLFPTFALIAHYIVGKGRSVDDLKTTILFGMWSIIPYFVYLATLYVMVDRLRLEASLAVAAVAWLMAATVLVSVWVRVHA
- a CDS encoding sigma-54 dependent transcriptional regulator, which gives rise to MNTDPNDLTVLIVEDDPHVLLGCQQALALEDIPSVGVGSAEEALKRIGENFAGIVISDIRLPGIDGLELLTRLKALDKSLPVVLITGHGDISMAVGAMRNGAYDFMEKPFSPERLVDVARRALEQRGLAREVWSLRRQLAERDSLEGRIIGRSPAMQNLRELIANVADTSANVLIEGETGTGKELVARCLHDFSRRHSHQFVALNCGGLPENLFESEIFGHEANAFTGAGKRRIGKIEHAHEGTLFLDEVESMPINLQIKLLRVLQERTLERLGSNQSVAVDCRVIAATKSDLDELSRANQFRSDLYYRLNVVTLELPPLRERREDILQLFEHFLQQSSLRFDRTAPELDNQTVSSLMSHDWPGNVRELRNVAERFALGLPAFKKSGASSGSHGLAFTEAVEAFERNLLVDALQRSGGNLTQASQELGMAKTTLFDKVKKYGLSH
- a CDS encoding sensor histidine kinase codes for the protein MKCDPNQFRAAPPSLAVKPRLIRQLFLPPLIIALMIGLGYIGFWVSEYYGIRTLSDTGERQLELHARTVESELSKYTYLPSLLELETSVSTLLADPSQETRKAVNDYLEGLNRRSRSRAIYVMDTTGRVLATSNWRDADSYQGEDLSFRAYFQNAVRGQPGRFYGIGSTNGEPGYYLAHGLEEHGKIIGVAVVKVRLEALEERWQRARLEAFVSDENGIIILSSDPARRLKAVRPLSDETKDRLAHSLQYYWATLNELEPLARERLNEGSEKLTFPANSEVVNDEHEVSYLAQTRPLNDTPWNFTLLTPLNDLRRAAINQGILVAVAFGLVAFLLIAWNERRKVIATRLAAREALQEANSQLERRIAERTADLRASNERLKGQIRERRQAEETLRRAQDELVQAGKLAAIGQMSTSIAHELNQPLAALRTLSGNTVRFLERGALDTASTNLKTINELIDRMGRITASLRSFARRGDDQGEASLGKAVDAAFQVLGARLDGLPLSVHREFSPAQLQIDQTRLEQILVNLIGNALDAMQAQPAPELWLEGSGVDGKYRLLVRDNGHGIDAEARKHLFEPFFTTKPGEQGLGLGLTLSASLAAATGGNLAVEHPASGGTAFVLSLPLVGTQKAEST
- a CDS encoding amino acid ABC transporter ATP-binding protein yields the protein MISIKNINKWYGDFQVLTDCSTDVKKGEVIVVCGPSGSGKSTLIKCVNALEPFQKGDIVVDGTSIADPKTNLPKLRSRVGMVFQHFELFPHLTITENLTIAQIKVLGRSKEEATKKGLQLLERVGLSAHAHKHPGQLSGGQQQRVAIARALAMDPIVMLFDEPTSALDPEMVNEVLDVMVQLAHEGMTMMCVTHEMGFARKVADRVIFMDAGKIIEDCPKEEFFGDISARSERAQHFLEKILQH
- a CDS encoding amino acid ABC transporter permease, producing the protein MELDFSGIIPAIPGLWNGMIMTLKLMVMGVVGGIALGTVLALMRLSSNKLLSRLAGAYVNYFRSIPLLLVITWFYLAVPFVLRWITGEDTPIGAFTSCVVAFMMFEAAYFCEIVRAGVQSIPKGQMGAAQAMGMTYGQTMRLIILPQAFRKMTPLLLQQSIILFQDTSLVYTVGLVDFLNSARSNGDIIGRSNEFLIFAGVVYFIISFSASLLVKRLQKRFAV
- a CDS encoding amino acid ABC transporter permease; the protein is MNYNWDWGVFFKSTGVGSETYLDWYIAGLGWTIAIAVVAWIIALLLGSILGVMRTVPNRLVAGIATCYVELFRNVPLLVQLFIWYFLIPDLLPQNLQDWYKQDLNPTTSAYLSVVVCLGLFTAARVCEQVRTGIQALPRGQEAAARAMGFKLPQIYWNVLLPQAYRIIIPPLTSEFLNVFKNSSVASLIGLMELLAQTKQTAEFSANLFEAFTLATLIYFTLNMSLMLLMRVVEKKVAVPGLISVGGK
- a CDS encoding glutamate/aspartate ABC transporter substrate-binding protein codes for the protein MRIVPHILGAAIAAALISTPVFAAELTGTLKKINDSGTITLGHRDSSIPFSYIADGSGKPVGYSHDIQVAIVEALKKDLNKPDLQAKYNLVTSQTRIPLVQNGTVDIECGSTTNNAERAQQVDFTINMFEIGTRLLVKKDKDGKPSYNDFADLKGKNVVTTAGTTSERIIKAMNADKQMGMNVISAKDHGESFQMLESGRAVAFMMDDALLAGEEAKAKKPDDWVITGTPQSFEAYACMVRKDDPAFKKAVDDAIVGLYKSGEINKIYAKWFESPIPPKGLNLNFPMSEKVKELIKNPTDKPAPEVKI